The Brienomyrus brachyistius isolate T26 chromosome 7, BBRACH_0.4, whole genome shotgun sequence DNA segment tatatatatctatatatatatttgcaccCATTccccaattaaaaaaatataatcaCATCAAGATTGAAACTAAACATTGTTCAACATGATATGTTAAAATGCCATTTTTTACTACAGAACTCAGCTTTGGAAACAGAGGCCCTGATATGTTAACCAACCTCTGGCCTCAAAACAGCATATGACTTTCTTTACGATGGTGTAATTTACTATACTTTTTTGCAATATATCTTCAATTTGCATATTTAATTCAAAGGAACAGAGACCTCAAAGTTGAGAGGAACACATTAATTTCTATCTTGACTATTGGTAAAATATAATTTAGTTAGTGTTATTTACATTTGCGTATCAGAAACACTTTCTGTcctgatcccccaccccagttaAACCAGTCTGACCTCACCGCTGCTAGGTTATTATGGGCTGAAATGCTCAGTGTTGGTCAGATCAACAGAGGTGCTTTCCCATTCTGTCTGCTTTTCATAGTGAATCCTAGTGAGGACCGATGAACAGGCGTGAAGCGAAATCTCAGCTCAAGAAATAACCTGGAAAATTAAAGAAAGTGCTCttctaatttaaatattattatttataatattattgttattattgttagtgGTAGTAGCAGTAGTGGTAGGACTGCAGTGTCTGACTCCCTTGTCTGCAGTACTGAGCCATGCCAGTACTCCCATATGGTAAAGTATTTGTTTCATTATTTTGGAAAAACACAAGACCCACACAAAATAAACTTCATATGTGTGTGACAAATTACTAGGGAGGATTTTTGGTTCTAGGCCCACGGATAGACATGAGATTTCACTTGGGCGTGAAAGTGAAAATGTCTGTTGTTGTATAGGTTGAATGGAACACTGACTACGGAATACTTAGGGTCTGGGAATCGAAAAGGAgtgatttttaataattgacAATGCCTTCCCCGCTTGTCTGGGTATTCCTATCCCACTGCCTTCACCTGCCTTTTTTTTCACGTTAACCTTTTCGGGTACATTGTTTGTCTAACAAGTTTCTACGGCGAGATTGTACGGAACCAACAAAACACAGACATTCGCCTGGGCTACTCTCACGGCAGTAAGATATACTGAATAATAAACACGGTGTCTTCTATTCTGCAGAATGCAGCCAAGGTCAGAATAATGTCGCACTTGAACATTGTAGTCTGGCTGCATGCATGAGCAGGTGTCTTCTGCAGGTACACCAGAAGcattaaccccccacccccccccccccccgcccccccattgtCAGATTTAGAGCAGAATACTGATTCTCACCTTTTTAAGCCTTAAATGCCACCAAAGTGCCTTCAAGATCTTCAGCTTTTCACCAGTCACTACATTCACAATAAGCTGGCTATCTTTTACTACAGGAATTTAAGAAAAGAGGAGGCAGAGTAAACTTCCTGCTTCTCGAGGTTCCATGTTTCAAAAGATCTACCTACCTACTCATGTGCACAGTTCAGACACTCCACAGGGTGTGTTGAGTGTGTGAAGACCTGCCTGTTGGACCAGTGCTGAGCAGAGGACAGGTCCTGGCCATAGAGGGATCACCCCTATCAGCTGTCTTGTGGCGTTGACCATCTGACAAGGTACATCCTGCGCCTCTGCCACATTTTTATGGTGTTGATGGTGTTGTTCCTCCAGGACTGCACCATATTGCACTTACTATCTTACTCTAAATACTTTTCAACAAAACGCATAGCCCTTTTTCTGGTTTCCATCAAGCATCAATGTCCACCCAGCCCTGAACTAATATTCCAGacaagacatccatccatccattttccaaaccgcttactctactaggtcgcggggggtccggagcctatcccggaagcaatgggcacgaggcagggaacaacccaggatgggggggccagcccatcgcagggcacactcacacaccattcactcacacatacacacctacgggcaatttagcaagtccaattagcctcagcatgtttttagactgtggggggaaaccggagtacccggaagaaaccccacgacgacatgaggagaacatacaaactccacacacatgtaaccgagatggagactcgaacccgggttccagaagtgtgaggcaacagtgctaaccactgcaccaccataatgCCCCCCAGACAAGgcatctcacaaataaaaatgcttagaaAATGGATCCAAGTACAGAGAAGATCCAAAATACCCAGCCCACCCTCAGTCTGATGCCTCTACCAGCTGGGTCACCTGACCACGATTATTCACCCATGGTTACGGACCTCCTTGATGGGGCCATTTTTGTGTATTCTTTACAACTTATttgccatttttattttaatcaagACCATTTTCCAGGAGAACATCTCAGTCTTATGCCTTGAAGGGGTCTGTAAATGGCTACTCTGGGATTCCTTCTGTTTGGTGGTTCCCAAACCATTAGCCATTATAAATCACTTTTGGGTGGCTTACTTGGAAAAATTGTActaactaaataaattttgttGGCCAGCTCGAGTGATCAAATCACATTTTCTACTGACTTCGCTAGGCCCTCCTGATGTCAAAGTTCAGATGTTCCTAATATGTCGCATGTATTTGCTCCAACTCACATCGCTGAATCAGGGTATTCTGTGACAGTGGGGGGCTTCCTGAATGAGAATCATTCCGGGCTGCTTCTTTACTACTGTCGCACTTCGGTTTGTTTTGTGTCCTGATAATGAaaggagtgtgggggggggggttaagctcAACAACCTGGCAACATCACTGGAACCCTGGAGGATATCAATGCATCCCAAAAAAGGGGCGGTGGGGGGTGTAATACATAGAGACATGGGGCTGTGTTCCAACATCTTCCAATGCATAATGTAGCTTAATCCTCATCTTCTGCACAGATTCATCTTTAGTCCTGCAACCAGGCATGCCACCATCCCCTGGAACCTGTTTCCAAACACCGTCGGCAAGAATTTATGATGCACATTTAATAACAACTTATGCAGATGCAGATACTTGTCCTTGCACGAATGGAAAAACACCAGTTGCATCAGGATGGATGTTTCATGCAGTACATGCACTGAATGGTTGTCTCCAGCCATATTGCCTTGCGCCTACCGCTTAGACTCTGACACTCCAGAAGCAGGTGTAGGTGGGCAGACGTGGTGCAGTTGTCCCGAATGATCACTGCTTTTTGACTCATCTGTCTGTTTTTCTCCCAGCGAAGCAGGAAAAGTTTGTTTTTCTGCCTGGAAGGAGGCAGGATGTAGGTCGCTACAGCAAGCCCAAAGACTCAGGCCCCTAGGAAtgcttacttttttttttgttgtgttactTTTTGCTGTCTTGCTCTGAGACTTCTGACGAAAGACAAAGACAAAAGGGGGAGGGGACTCCCCATGTGGACATGTCCATCCCTGGCTCCTCCTACTTCATGCCCCTGCGTAGCATCTGATTGGCCGCAATGAGCATGACGCTGATGATGAACGCAATGGCGAAGGCACAAATTAGACTCTTCCGAACGCAGGTGTGCTTGACCTGTTGCATTGGGCTTGCTGCAGGGAAGAtgagaggaagggagggagtaagagagggagagagcgagagagatctGAGACAAATGTGTCAGAGAGAGAATCCTCCCAAGATGTCTGCAGGTCCTGTGTGGcctgaaaaaaatgtacagGAAGTGACGGAAACAGGCAGACTGCTTACTGTCGATATCCACCTGACACTCTGGGCTGTCCATGTGGTTCTCCTCGGTCATAATGATGTTCTCGATGTCCTTCATGGTCAGATGGTCACAGAAGGTGTCATACAGGAGCCTCTTAAGTTCGTCCACTGTCAGCTTCTGCATgtcacactggggggggggggcggggggtaaaTCATGGTGAGACTCACTACCTTGAAATGTTCACAGCCTGGACTCTACGTGCACAGGAGTCCCTGAATGTGGCCATGACTAGTATCCCATTTGCTATAAAAATATCAGCTATGTTTCACCTCCCTGTTAAGGCGGCAGCTTAAGTGTGTGATATCATGCCAATATTATATCACGCATGCTCAATAATCACCTGGGCTTCAGATGCTGGGTGAAATATTTGGATGCCAGTTTTTTGGCCCTACAACCCCAATTCCAAAAAGCTGAGACgttgtgcaaattgtaaataacagcagaatgcaataatatagaaatcTCATAAACTCATATTTTATTCACAGCAGAACATATAAAACATATCAAACGTTTagacattttgctatttcatgaaaaatattggctcattttgaatttcatgacagaaacacgtctcaaaaaagttgggatgggagcaataggaggctggaaaagttagtTGTACAAAAACCCAATAGCTGGAGAaacaatttgcaaataattaggTCAACTGGAAACAGGTTGGTGACATgatttgcagtgtttctcagtggtaaagatgggcagagggtcaccaatcccccccccaatactGCGTTGACAAATAGTGaagcaatttcagaaaaaaagtTACTCAGTATAAAATTGCAAAGAGGTTGAAAATATCATCATCACATAATGTACATAATATAATCAAAAGATTCAGAGAATCCGGAGAAATCTCTGTGCGTAAGGGACAAGACCAAAAAAACCATACTGGATGCCTGTGATCTTCGGGCCCTTAGCCAGCAGTGCATCACAAATAGACATGATTCTGCAATGGAAATCACTAAATGGGCTCAGGAATATTTCCAGAAAacattgtcagtgaacacaattcgCCCTGTTATCCGctgatgccagttaaaactctatCATTCAAAGAAGAAGCCGTGTTTGAACATGATCCAGAATCACTGACGGCTTATTTAAAAAGGATTGTGGCGAAGTAGAGAACTGTTCTGCGGTGAGATGAACCTaaatttgaaattctttttggaaaccagGGGTGCCGTATCATCcggactaaagaggagaaggaccacccagTGTGTTATCTGCGCTCAGTTCAAAGGTCAGCATCTCTGATgttgtgggggtgcattagtacatatggcaggggcagctTGTATATCTGGAAAGGCAACATCAACGCTGAAAGGTATATCCAGGTTCTAGAGCAACATATGCTCCCATCCAGATGACATGTCTTTCAGGgaagaccttgcattttccaacatgacaatgccaaaccacacactgcattaATTACAACATCATGGCTTAGCAGAAGAAAGGTCTGGGTACTGAACTGTCCTGCCAGTGGTCAAGATCTTTCACCCACAGAGAACATCTGGTGCATCATAAAACTAAAATTATGACACAGAAGATCTAGGACAGTTGAGCAACTAGAATCCTATATcagacaagaatgggacaacattcctctcccaaaacCCGAGCAACTGATCTCTTCAGTCGCCGGACGTTGACAGACTGTTGAtaaaagaagaggagatgccacacagtggtaaacatggccttgtCCCAACTATTTTGAGACGTGTTGCTGCCATGACATTCAAAATGACCTTTTTTCtcttaaaatggtacattttctcagtttaaacattcAATATGTTTTCTATGTtttgttatgaataaaatatgggtttatgagatttccatatcatcGCATTCTATTTTTCTTTACAATTTGCACAACGTCTCAACTTTATTGGAATTGGGGTTGTATACGCATGTTCATTTTTGACCACAATTTGATAAGCAGATTAGCAGTatggctaaaatattaatgcgaTGCGTTCTGTGAACatccaaaagttagtaatctgtataaactcAGCGTgtatttatgtttattaaatttggttagcGAGGCACACCACATAATGCTGTTTTTGTGTACTATGGTtaggtatacttcagtgcgatacGCACCGTAGTGGAGCACACCACATGGTACTGTTTTGGTGTACTATGGTtcggtatacttcagtgcgatacGCACCGTAGTGGAGCACACCACATGATACTGTTTTGGTGTACTATGGTtcggtatacttcagtgcgatacGCACCGTAGTGGAGCACACCATATGATACTGTTTTGGTGTACTATGGTTcggtatacttcagtgtgatACGCACCGTAGCGGGACACACCACATGATACTGTTTTGGTGTACTATGGTtaggtatacttcagtgcgatacGCACCGTAGTGGAGCACACCATATGATACTGTTTTGGTGTACTATGGTTcggtatacttcagtgtgatACGCACCGTAGCGGGACACACCACATGATACTGTTTTGGTGTACTATGGTtcggtatacttcagtgcgatacGCACTGTAGCGGGACACACCACATGATACTGTTTTGGTGTACTATGGTtcggtatacttcagtgcgatacGCACCGTAGCGGGACACACCACATGATACTGTTTTGGTGTACTATGGTtcggtatacttcagtgcgatacGCACCGTAGTGGGACACACCATATGATACTGATTTGATGTACTATGGTTAGGTATACTTCAATGCGATATGCACCGTAGTGGAGAACACCACATGATACTGTTTTGgtgtactatggtttggtatacttcagtgcgatatgcACCGTAGTGGAGAACACCACATGATACTGTTTTGGTGTACTATGGTtcggtatacttcagtgcgatatgcACCATAGTGGAGAACACCACATGATACTGTTTTGgtgtactatggtttggtatactccAGTGCGATATGCACCGTAGTGGGACACACCACATGATACTGTTTTAgtgtactatggtttggtatacttcagtgtgaaATACACTGAAGTGGCTGTGATGAAAGGAACAGGCAGTTTCTCCATAGAGGGCTGGGTTGATATCACATTGGGAACATCTCAGCAGCTTCGACAACTTTTATAACAGGAGatcttgtggataaacaaggtataAAGACGTCTGTGGTGTGGCAGTACTTTCTGCAGTTTAAAGTCTAACCCATTTGTTAAACATAAGGATATACATAATTTATATTGATTACTAACTTTTGCAACataatatcgcccagccctacttCAGGAGTTAAAATTCTTCACAGGAATCATTAATCATGCAGTCGCAAGTTTCCAAACAGGCCAGATCATTTTAGTAAACAATCATTACATACATCAGTAAATAAATGTGTTATACCATTTCATATTATAAATATGATACAGAGTCTCAATTCATTCTAAATGTCGTCACATGTAACATGAATTTAAAAACATAAATGCATATGCAAgctgatttatttattactgGCTTATCACCCCTATACTCTTCTGTATACAAACTAACATAATAGAATTATTCAAAggttttttgaagttttttgtTACATGGTGTCTGTGCACGGAAATAtaacacagagctcattaaAGCTTTGCTATTACATGAAATTATATCAAATTTATTAATATTCAGTGTGCATAACCATGTAATGACTATAAAGCTTTAATCGGAAAAATGCTAATAAAGTCAGGTCTGGTTGGTTATTCTATGACCGTTTCAAACAAGCTAACATGATTCTTTCAGGCACAAAagataattgatttttttcctcttaataATGGTCCTGACTGCATCTCTCCTATGGTAATTTTAATTAGTACGCCTGGTTTATTATTGCAAAATAGAATTATCAAAGGGATATCTCTTCTCCCATGAAGGCGATATCTCATGAAAGTTCTAATTAAGTCCGGTAAAAAGCGAGGGAGAGCCTGAAAAGGGAACTTTGAGACGCTTACCTTCCAGAACACAGACTGAAAAGGGAATTTTGGAACATTTACCTTCCGGGACACAGAATCAAAGTCCAACCATTTTCCAGAACACTTAATCAAAGCCTGCTAccttccagaacacacaatcaAAATCTGCTTACCATCCAGAAAACAAAGTCTCCATACCTTCCAGAATACAGAATCAAAGTCCGTTCCATGGAACTTGTCTGGCATTCCGGCTGCAGACAGCTTTGGTCCAAGAAGGGTGACAAATTCGTCAAAATCAACTTGGCCATCCCCTGAAAGTCATTATTAATTCAGACTTCAGTCTTCTCCGAAACATTCCTCATACCTCAAGCAGCAAGTGAATACAAAAATCATATCAGCAGTGCGTGGTAGTTCTAGATCATTTCAatcgggggtagggggggggggggcagattgaGGCCAGTTGTTATATTGGAGGGTGCAGAtgcatttgactttaatgtcctCCAAGTATTACACACACTAGTTTGCCAGCAGTATGAAACAAAAGACGATTTTGAAATCAATGTAATTTATTAAATGCTTTGCAGTTACTCAttttgatttcttgtttagATTATCTTGCTTCCACGCGCTTGATTATTTTTTCTGTCATCAACTTTGCTTTTCTCTAATCGAAGCGACTCAACCACCCATCAAGAAAATATGCTTAGGTTTGTGTTCCCAGCCCACATATTTGAATGTAAACACTAATAatactgataataataataatacatttgccTCAAACCGAAGTAGCATACGTATTTACGGGGGTCAAAGGGGGGGCTATGCATGTTGTCATGGGTGcactgcccccccatcccccaaacCGCCCCTACAGCAGTGTAGTGGTCTCCTCAGGTAATAAAGGCTGTTTTGCAGTGTTAGTGACACGAAACTGCTTCGGTTTCTCTCTTACCGGGTACTAGAAATTTCAGAATCTGAATCTGAATACGAATGAGGAGCTGCATGAACAACATACGCACACATACATGGGCGCATGCAAATACTGTCTCCAATCAAATATCTTTCTCATTATTTTAAAGAACAAACGCACAGATATTCAAGCAGCTTGTGAAATGACCCAGCAATTTCAATGTGAAAGATTGAATTGCTCACAAATATAATCATCGATTATCGAAAGATCGCAACGGGAAGCGTTAAAGGCTCACCGTCCATGTCCAGCCTCTGGATGAtgacctccagctccacctcgtTGGGCATGTACCCCAGGGAGCGCATGGCCATGCCCAGCTCCTGCTTGGAGATGAAGCCGTTCCCATCTCGGTCAAACACCTTGAAGGCCTCTCGGATCTCtgtggggaggggcgggggagcAGTGAGGGATGGGGGCATTTAGACCCTCATAGCCTGATGCACTAGAAGTTGACAGATGCAGCCTCGTTAATCCCACTGTCATTTTCAACTGGAAATGGGCCATCGGCTCAACAGTGCTGGCCCGAAATTGCTGGCACGATAAAAGTCGCGACTGGCAGATGGATTCCTACACTGTCATCTGCATCGCGTCCAAAGAAGCATAATTGTTTTCTCTCGGCTGAACGAAATAATTCACTGTCTCACTCCAAATCTCAGGATTTCAGGATAGCCCCATTTTTTAGACGATTTACCCTCTCCAGCAACAATACTTAAACCTTAACACGCAACAATATCAGAAGACAGGCATAAGCTGCCGGCCAGGTCTTTGGAACTGTTTTCTGTTCTTTGTGAGGCTGAGAGGATTTTTAAATCAGCGTGCTCAGAAGCAGTTATAGCGCTAATGAGGTCGCAACAGCTCGTCAAACAGGTTTTGTGTGGAAATAACTTCTAAGATATCCTTGTATtgaataaaatacacagataagaGATAATATGCAATAAATGCACATTAAAGTCAGGTCCATCATTTGTATTCACTCGAGCTTATTTGTCTGCGTGTCCTTTAATGACTGGAGTCGTGATCTAAATTGCGATCTCATTTTAGGGTACTAATCCCTTCTCCTCTACTTCTGTGTCCCATAGGTGACACGCCACGTTACAAAAGGCCATGTCGAGAGGACACAGGCCCTGCCGCCTGTGACATACCCAGGAAgaaagtaaaacaaaacaactagggaaaaaaaacctgaaaGAAAGGATAAATTTATGTATTTTAGGATAAGATAGACTTCTGTCATGTAATCCCCAATAAGCAACACTTCACGGATAATCCATCAATAACCAGAACTCGCAAAGCGTCATTTGGTAAGAAAGCCGTCTATACGACTGCTGGATAATGGAACCCTGGACTTTCTAACAGAGTCTAAGGGGAGGAGCACCTAAACATAACTAACAAAACACCGACATCAATAATAAAGAGGGATAAATGTACTTAAAAGTCAGTCCTAATGGTTTTGGAGATTAATAAACCTGTGTTTGCTTTTATATAATCCTACTTAAATTCACAATTCCTTCCAAATGGGTGTAACCTCATTGTGTCTGTGCCTTCAGTAGTGTACTAGAAATTGCCTTGATTTCTGCATCCAAAACAGAGcattaataaaattttataGAAGAATAAACTGCTTTATTTTGTAACTAATCTGTGTAATTTGAGTATCTGAGCAAATGTGCAAAAACACATCAAAAGAAGTGGCTTACCAATAAAAACATGTCTGGGTTTTTTATAAAGCCCTTATTATTGCACCATAGCtaatattaaaaatcatttaaattcTTTGTCATGTTGTGTGGGAATCTGAACCAAAACACTCACACAGCCAGAGGTGAAGAGTACTGAAATGTGAAGTCATGGGTCAATTGTTACCCGCACAGCTCCGCTCAAGACTGTCATAACAATGGCCCCCTGGGGTCAATCCATCACCCACAATCCCCCTTGCCTCTGGCTCCCAGCAGAACCGCAGGAGAGGAAGGATTTTTGAGGCAGTTTTCAGCACGTTTCATCAGCTCTGCCTAAAGCACCATGGGTAACAGCTTTAGATGCACATCCCCATAGCCCTGACCCCCAGAACACCAGTGCAGCCAACACTTCAGGACCCTATCATCTGGTAAACAGTCATCAATGCGAGTGGACAGCGAGCACAGCTTAACCCAGTCAAACCACAGGACTGCCTCCCTCCCTGCAGCTCTGACATCATCAGCAGGAGCCGGGATTTAACAAAACAGTATACAATATTTTTTGTAAATCATGACCGTAATTCACTACAGTATACAGTATACTACAGCACCTTACAGAGCTCATTCAGACCATACTGTGTAATTAAACAAAAGCTGGGCAGCTTTGTCAGTGGCCAGAAAATCTAGTCATGTCAGAAACCATTCTCTCATATGAACCTGGCCTACATTGTACCTGAGCTCTATAATTCACATTATCAGGACAAAAAATGGTTTTAGCTCCTGTGAGTGTAACTGAATTCCGTCTGTTGTACAGGAAGTTGAAGCTTTTTGTGGCTACCCATTCTAATGATGTCCTTTTCCTAGGAACTGAGGTTGAAATATGTGCCTAGTGGCTTAGCTTCTGACCTAAAAACCACAAAACCATTCCAGAGGATCCTCCTGActagcacatacatacataacatAATGTCCAAGATGCCCCAGCTCTGTGCTCTGTGTGGGCAGAGACCTCCAGGATCCTATCCATGAtaaacagaagatggatggtagAATTAAGAGCAGCAGAAACTCTAAAAAGTCTTCTGCCTCCCCAGTAATGTTTGGGTAAAAACAGGTCACCTGTGACTAGCAGGGATTTCCACGTGTCACGTTTGCTATCTGTTGAGCCGCGGTTAGCTTGGGTGTCACTCCTTACCTTTGTCTGCCAGGAGAGAGTGTGAATAGTGTCCCCTGTCTACAGTCTCTGAGCTGGCGGGCTGTCAGGCGCATGCTTTGCTTCACCTGCCCCCAGCTGGCTTGCGTGTTCCGGGGGCAGGCATTACGAATAAAGAGCAACTGGAGAGTCAGTGTAGAGGACAATGTGGCCCATCCCAGACAGGCACCCTCTCCTGGGTATACCTCAGCCTTGTCCCATATGCTGTCTGGGTCAGGCTCCAGGCATCCTTATCATCACTAGGGTAagaggttagaagatggatggatggatggatggatggatggatggatgtccggATCCACTTCAGTCGAAGGTTTGCAATTGTGATGCCAAAATTCCGAGGTTCTGCCTAAATGATTtatcatattttttatttaaaaatgatggTGAGCCTCTACACGGGTATGTACTGTGCCGGTTTTGATGAGATGTCTCCCTGGCGGAGAATTTTGAGTTACTTATTGGAAAACCCAAATACACATCTTTAATTCCTTCACCAGATGGGATGCTGTGTTTACACAGCGATATTGCCTCCACAGCCACCTGCTGCCCTGCCTCTCCTGTTTCATCTTGAAACCTCTTTTTTTCCCACGTTTCCTTTCCCTCGAAGGAGTGCAACCACTATATAAATATTTGAGTGCTTTGCAGATCAGTCCTGTGCGCTGCTGCTGGATTATCCGAGATGTCCTCGCCATGTCGAGGGAAATTGGATAACATCTTCACGGCCGAGCTAATCAACCGCATCCTCTGTGTAACCAAAAAAATGGACGATTTTAGTTCAAACAGATGTAGCTGAAAATATGGTATGAGTCTTTTCACAAAGCGCCAGAATATGTTTGGCATAGAAATCTCGCCTGGGGCGGTCGGCTCCCCTTAGCAACACGAGCTTCAAAGAATGCGGAAAGACGTTGGCAGACGTTTTCATCCCGCTCCCGTGAACGACAATCCAGGGCGGATGATTCAAGGAC contains these protein-coding regions:
- the cabp7b gene encoding calcium-binding protein 7 — its product is MPVRAVTSTLMYRGLCTIPDILAYRTPVTLPEDELEEIREAFKVFDRDGNGFISKQELGMAMRSLGYMPNEVELEVIIQRLDMDGDGQVDFDEFVTLLGPKLSAAGMPDKFHGTDFDSVFWKCDMQKLTVDELKRLLYDTFCDHLTMKDIENIIMTEENHMDSPECQVDIDTSPMQQVKHTCVRKSLICAFAIAFIISVMLIAANQMLRRGMK